One region of Constrictibacter sp. MBR-5 genomic DNA includes:
- a CDS encoding DUF4082 domain-containing protein: MLRDHTAIAAGSPDARGFLALSAVTGEPLQADTAAGAPEADTTALVGSEAGGAAMDETAGPQGMPGAPRTAGSALVADDEQANVAAAVGDVASADGSGASTVPDAPAPLQPSSEGLRVQPANTAVEKLPGWAVPGIEEVLPPPSEFVRVSVNPAASDEIAPPTTLGRIALENALPGSPESEWRLTERDRSIEGFATEFSVDQGETVSFKIATDSTDYRIDIYRLGYYGGMGARKVATIERQSETPQVQPHPIVDMERGLIDCGNWGVSAEWEVPEDAVSGVYLAVMRRQDGTEGANEIPFVVRGDGTASDIVFQTSDTTWQAYNPWGGANFYGGDVPVDPEEIISYNPPNCSCGLNAIGRAYAVSYNRPFLHSEIYAWGPQNYLFGVEYSAIRWIEQNGYDVSYIGGADTARAGAQLLDHQMFLSVGHDEYWTAEQRANVEAARDAGVNLSFFSGNEVYWKARWETSIDGDGMPYRTLVCYKETWAGTSIDPSGTSTGTWRDERFWDEGQEPENSLTGTMFQVDAYRLDTISVPYDFSQFRFWRNTGMSTLQVGETGALVGNLLGYEWDSDVDNGFRPAGLINLSLTTVEVDTFLMDFGSTVGPGEATHSLTMYRAESGAIVFGAGTVYWSWGLDDNHDNEPTPTDPNVQQAMVNLFADMGIQPDTLEASLVLAAPSSDALAPSSQISAVFEGATFVDGQTVTITGTAADGGGGKVAGIEVSLDGGNSWRKATGRETWSYTGQVGPVGSYPILSRAVDDSLNLETPGPGRAVTVTLPETSSFWTYADVPADLYVDDNMPIELGLRFTAQTNGSITGVRFYKSFLNQGQHTAHLWTASGTLLAAAPFTNETTSGWQSVSFAQPVAIAAGTTYVASYHSAGRYSVDTGYFDAPRQSGPLTASNGAGVYGYGDVGTFPDGTYLDQNYWVDVVFQEEPNQPPVAVADAGFTTAHETPLVLAAAALTANDTDANGDPLTITAVGSATNGSVVLNQAAQTVTFTPDAGYSGAAGFDYTISDGRGGSASASVGLTVTEPGIGLSLFSPAAVPAILSSGDPDPVELGVKFRADSAGTISGIRFYKGPENTGVHTGRLWTASGTVLATATFTNETASGWQTVSFASPVAIVANTTYVASYHTNGNYALDVNFFTAETVNGPLRAPSSAAVGGNGVFAYGAPGSFPNNSYNSSNYWVDVVYNETVEENQPPVAVADAGFTTAHETPLVLAAAALTGNDTDGNGDPLTITAVGSATNGSVVLDPVAQTVTFTPDAGYSGAAGFDYTISDGRGGNASATVGLTVNEPGIGLSLFSSGDVPGTISSGDPNPVELGVKFRADSAGTISGIRFYKGPENTGVHTGRLWTASGTVLATATFTNETASGWQTVSFASPVAIAANTTYVASYHTNGNYAVDANYFAAETVNGPLRAPSSAAGGGNGVYAYGAPGSFPTGSYNGSNYWVDVVYNETVEENQAPVAVADAGFSTAHETPLVLAAAALTGNDTDGNGDPLTITAVGSATNGSVVLDPVAQTVTFTPDAGYSGAAGFDYTISDGRGGSASATVGLTVNEPGIGLSLFSSGDVPAVLAANDPDPVELGIKFQADVAGSITGVRFYKAAENVGTHEAHIWTAAGSLLATATFTAETASGWQTASFASPVAIAADTTYVASYHTNGFYSATPAFFGGELSNGPLRALASSTAGGNGVYAYGPSGVFPTESYNQTNYWVDVVFDTHLTA, encoded by the coding sequence ATGCTCCGCGACCATACTGCAATCGCCGCCGGCTCGCCGGACGCCCGAGGCTTCCTCGCCCTGTCGGCGGTCACCGGTGAACCGCTGCAGGCCGATACCGCCGCCGGCGCGCCGGAGGCGGACACCACGGCTTTGGTCGGCAGCGAGGCAGGCGGCGCCGCGATGGACGAGACCGCCGGGCCGCAGGGCATGCCCGGTGCGCCGAGGACCGCCGGTTCGGCATTGGTCGCCGACGACGAGCAGGCGAACGTCGCCGCCGCCGTCGGGGACGTGGCATCGGCTGATGGATCGGGCGCGTCCACCGTCCCGGATGCGCCGGCGCCGCTCCAGCCCTCTTCCGAGGGGTTGCGTGTCCAGCCGGCCAACACGGCCGTCGAAAAGCTCCCGGGTTGGGCCGTGCCGGGGATCGAGGAGGTGCTGCCGCCCCCGTCGGAATTCGTCCGGGTGTCGGTCAATCCCGCCGCGAGCGATGAAATCGCGCCGCCTACCACCTTGGGACGGATCGCGCTGGAAAACGCCCTGCCGGGTTCGCCGGAAAGCGAGTGGCGCCTGACGGAGCGTGACCGCAGCATCGAAGGCTTCGCGACGGAATTCAGCGTCGACCAGGGCGAGACGGTCAGCTTCAAGATCGCCACGGATTCCACCGACTACCGCATCGACATCTACCGGCTCGGTTACTATGGCGGGATGGGCGCTCGGAAGGTCGCGACCATCGAGCGCCAGAGCGAGACGCCGCAGGTACAGCCGCATCCGATCGTGGACATGGAGCGGGGCCTCATCGACTGCGGCAACTGGGGTGTCTCCGCCGAATGGGAGGTCCCGGAGGATGCCGTCTCGGGCGTCTATCTGGCCGTCATGCGCCGGCAGGATGGAACCGAGGGTGCCAACGAGATTCCGTTCGTCGTCCGCGGCGACGGCACCGCGAGCGACATCGTCTTCCAGACGTCGGACACGACTTGGCAGGCCTACAATCCCTGGGGCGGCGCCAACTTCTATGGCGGCGACGTGCCGGTCGATCCCGAGGAGATCATCTCCTACAACCCGCCCAACTGCAGCTGCGGGCTGAACGCGATCGGCCGCGCCTACGCCGTCAGCTACAACCGGCCGTTCCTGCATTCCGAGATCTACGCCTGGGGGCCGCAGAACTATCTGTTCGGCGTCGAATATTCGGCGATCCGCTGGATCGAGCAGAACGGCTACGACGTCTCCTATATCGGCGGGGCCGATACCGCGCGCGCCGGGGCGCAGTTGCTGGACCATCAGATGTTCCTGTCGGTGGGCCACGACGAATACTGGACCGCCGAACAGCGTGCGAACGTGGAGGCGGCGCGCGACGCCGGGGTCAATCTCTCCTTCTTCAGCGGCAACGAGGTCTACTGGAAGGCCCGCTGGGAGACGAGCATAGACGGCGACGGCATGCCCTATCGCACCCTCGTCTGCTACAAGGAGACCTGGGCCGGAACAAGCATCGACCCCAGTGGCACCAGCACGGGCACCTGGCGCGACGAACGCTTCTGGGACGAGGGGCAGGAGCCGGAGAACTCCCTGACCGGCACAATGTTCCAGGTCGACGCGTACCGGCTCGACACGATCAGCGTACCCTACGACTTCTCCCAGTTCCGGTTCTGGCGCAACACGGGGATGTCGACATTGCAGGTCGGCGAGACCGGCGCGCTGGTCGGCAATCTGCTGGGTTACGAGTGGGATTCCGACGTCGACAACGGCTTCCGGCCGGCCGGCCTGATCAACCTGTCGCTGACGACGGTGGAAGTCGACACGTTCCTGATGGACTTCGGGTCGACCGTCGGTCCGGGCGAGGCGACGCACAGCCTGACGATGTATCGCGCCGAGAGCGGCGCCATCGTGTTCGGGGCGGGCACCGTCTACTGGTCGTGGGGACTGGACGACAACCACGACAACGAGCCGACCCCGACCGATCCCAACGTGCAGCAGGCGATGGTCAACCTGTTCGCGGACATGGGCATCCAGCCGGACACGCTCGAAGCCAGCCTGGTTCTCGCCGCACCATCGTCCGATGCACTGGCGCCGTCCTCGCAGATATCGGCGGTTTTCGAAGGGGCGACGTTCGTCGACGGCCAGACGGTCACCATAACCGGGACGGCTGCGGACGGCGGCGGCGGAAAGGTGGCGGGCATCGAGGTGTCGCTGGACGGCGGCAACTCGTGGCGGAAGGCGACCGGTCGTGAGACGTGGAGCTACACCGGGCAGGTGGGGCCGGTCGGCAGCTATCCGATCCTGTCGCGCGCGGTCGACGACAGCCTGAACCTGGAGACACCGGGGCCGGGACGGGCGGTCACCGTGACATTGCCCGAGACGTCGAGCTTCTGGACTTATGCGGACGTGCCGGCCGACCTCTATGTCGACGACAACATGCCGATCGAACTCGGCCTGCGGTTCACGGCTCAGACGAACGGCAGCATTACCGGCGTCCGCTTCTACAAGAGCTTTCTCAACCAGGGCCAGCATACGGCCCACCTGTGGACCGCCTCCGGGACGCTGCTCGCCGCGGCGCCGTTCACCAACGAGACGACCAGCGGGTGGCAGTCGGTGAGCTTCGCACAGCCGGTCGCCATTGCGGCCGGCACCACCTATGTCGCCTCCTACCACAGTGCGGGGCGCTATTCCGTCGATACCGGCTACTTCGATGCGCCCCGCCAGAGCGGCCCGCTCACCGCATCCAACGGTGCGGGCGTGTACGGCTACGGCGATGTCGGCACATTCCCGGACGGGACCTATCTCGATCAGAACTATTGGGTAGACGTCGTCTTCCAGGAGGAGCCGAACCAGCCGCCGGTGGCAGTGGCCGACGCGGGCTTCACGACGGCGCACGAGACGCCTCTGGTTCTCGCGGCGGCGGCGCTGACGGCGAACGACACGGACGCCAACGGCGACCCCCTCACGATCACGGCGGTCGGAAGTGCCACGAACGGGAGCGTCGTGCTGAACCAAGCGGCGCAGACCGTCACCTTCACGCCGGACGCCGGCTACAGCGGTGCCGCCGGCTTCGACTATACGATCTCGGACGGACGCGGCGGCAGCGCATCGGCGTCGGTCGGCCTGACGGTGACCGAGCCCGGGATCGGCCTCAGCCTGTTCTCGCCCGCCGCCGTTCCGGCGATCCTGTCCTCCGGCGATCCAGATCCCGTGGAGTTGGGTGTCAAGTTCCGGGCGGACAGCGCCGGCACGATCTCCGGCATCCGCTTCTACAAGGGGCCGGAGAATACCGGCGTGCATACGGGGCGGCTGTGGACCGCCTCCGGCACCGTCCTCGCGACCGCCACCTTCACCAACGAGACGGCCAGCGGCTGGCAGACGGTGAGCTTCGCCAGCCCGGTCGCGATCGTTGCCAACACGACCTATGTCGCGTCCTACCACACCAACGGCAACTACGCGCTGGATGTGAACTTTTTCACCGCCGAGACGGTGAACGGCCCGCTGCGCGCGCCATCTTCAGCTGCTGTCGGGGGCAATGGCGTCTTCGCCTACGGCGCGCCCGGCAGCTTCCCGAACAACAGCTACAACAGCTCGAACTACTGGGTCGACGTCGTCTACAACGAGACGGTCGAGGAGAACCAGCCGCCGGTGGCTGTGGCGGACGCGGGCTTTACGACCGCGCATGAGACGCCGCTGGTCCTGGCGGCGGCAGCGCTGACCGGGAACGACACCGACGGCAATGGCGACCCGCTGACGATCACGGCGGTCGGCAGTGCGACGAACGGCAGCGTCGTCCTGGACCCGGTGGCGCAGACCGTCACCTTCACGCCGGACGCCGGCTACAGCGGTGCCGCCGGCTTCGACTATACGATCTCGGACGGACGCGGCGGCAACGCGTCGGCGACGGTCGGCCTGACGGTGAACGAACCGGGCATCGGCCTCAGCCTGTTCTCGTCCGGAGACGTGCCCGGGACGATCTCTTCCGGCGATCCCAATCCCGTAGAACTGGGCGTCAAGTTCCGCGCGGACAGTGCGGGCACGATCTCCGGCATCCGCTTCTACAAGGGGCCGGAGAATACCGGCGTGCACACGGGGCGGCTGTGGACGGCCTCCGGCACCGTCCTCGCGACCGCCACCTTCACCAACGAGACGGCGAGCGGCTGGCAGACGGTGAGCTTCGCCAGCCCGGTCGCGATCGCGGCGAACACCACCTACGTCGCCTCCTATCACACCAACGGCAATTATGCGGTCGACGCGAACTACTTCGCTGCCGAAACGGTGAACGGGCCCCTGCGCGCGCCGTCCTCGGCGGCGGGAGGCGGCAACGGCGTCTACGCCTATGGCGCGCCGGGCAGCTTCCCGACCGGCAGCTACAACGGCTCGAACTATTGGGTCGACGTCGTCTATAACGAGACGGTCGAGGAGAATCAGGCGCCGGTGGCGGTGGCGGACGCGGGCTTCAGCACCGCGCACGAGACGCCGCTGGTCCTGGCGGCGGCGGCGCTGACCGGGAACGACACCGACGGCAATGGCGACCCGCTGACGATCACGGCGGTCGGCAGTGCGACGAACGGCAGCGTCGTCCTGGACCCGGTGGCGCAGACCGTCACCTTCACGCCAGACGCCGGCTACAGCGGCGCCGCCGGCTTCGACTATACGATCTCGGACGGACGCGGCGGCAGCGCGTCGGCGACGGTCGGCCTGACGGTGAACGAACCGGGCATCGGCCTCAGCCTGTTCTCGTCCGGAGACGTGCCGGCGGTCCTGGCCGCCAACGATCCCGATCCCGTGGAACTGGGCATCAAGTTCCAGGCCGACGTCGCCGGAAGCATCACCGGCGTGCGGTTCTACAAGGCTGCGGAAAACGTCGGGACGCATGAAGCGCATATCTGGACCGCGGCGGGGTCGCTGCTCGCGACCGCCACCTTCACCGCCGAGACCGCGAGCGGCTGGCAGACGGCGAGCTTCGCCAGCCCGGTCGCGATCGCGGCGGACACCACTTACGTCGCCTCCTACCACACCAACGGCTTCTACTCCGCGACGCCGGCCTTCTTCGGCGGTGAACTCTCCAATGGGCCGCTCCGCGCATTGGCCTCATCCACGGCGGGCGGCAACGGGGTGTACGCCTACGGGCCGTCGGGGGTGTTTCCGACCGAGAGCTACAACCAGACCAACTATTGGGTGGATGTCGTCTTCGACACCCACCTCACGGCGTAG